The following nucleotide sequence is from Candidatus Obscuribacterales bacterium.
CACAGCTCTCATACCTAGACCCACATCTAGGATGCTCCTTGCCCCTGATCATCCGGATCCCCAGCGGCAGGGCTCGAAACAAAGAGTCACCCGTTGGGGCAGCACAGCGTCATGGGGGCATCCAAGCTGGGAGATGACTAGAATTGGAACGAAGGGCGATCGCCCTGATCTTGGTACAACTCATCTGTTGTTACCCATTTGTTGCGACTCACGTATTGAACTCATCTGTGGACGGGAGGACGGTCATGGCGGCGCATCAGCTTACCCGCTTGGGCGATGAAATTTTCTTGGTGGAGGGATTGTTAGATCCCAGCCTGTGTCAGCATTTGATCCAAATTGCCGAAACCTGTGAGTTTCAAGCAGCGGGCATTTTGATCGAGAGTGTTGACAATGAGGTGCGCAGCAATGACATGCTGAAGCTCGGCCAGTCGAACCCCCTTGGTGACTCTACCAATCAACTGATTATGATGCGGCTGGCGATCGCCCAAGGGTTGCTGTTTGAGTCTTACGGCGTGCGGTTTCCCTATGCCGAACCCTGTACTATTCTGCGCTATCGGGAAGGGCAGTTCTACAAGCGCCATGTGGATAATCTGCTGTTGTCGAGCCGCTTTCAGGAAGTGGAGCAGGGCATTCCCACTCGGGATATTAGCGTGGTGGGCTATCTCAATGATGGCTTTGAGGGCGGCGAAACCTATTTCGATCGCCAAGGCGTGACGGTGCAGCCCCAGGCGGGAGCTGTGCTGCTCTTTCCCGCCTATTTCACCCATCCCCATGCCTCTCTGCCTGTGCGTAAGGGTCAAAAATATGCCTTCACCAGTTGGCTGTTTCATTAGGCGATTGGGATCGGGGGCGATTGGATCCAGGGGACGATTGGATCCAGAGGGACGGAAGAGCGATCGCCTACAATAGGCTTCAATTGATCGCGTGATCGCATTGGCTAACGAGTTGGATGACCCGTGAGGAGTGGGAACTATGTGTGGAATCGTTGGATATATTGGCACCCAAGCCGCTAGCCAGATTTTGCTAGAAGGGCTGAAGAAATTAGAGTATCGCGGCTACGATTCGGCGGGTATTGCCACCGTCTTTGAAGGCGAAATTCACTGCGTTCGCGCCAAGGGTAAACTCCTCAATCTGCAAGAAAAACTGGCGGGTCTAGAAAATCCGGCGCGGGTGGGCATTGGTCACACTCGCTGGGCCACCCATGGCAAGCCGGAGGAATATAACGCCCATCCCCATATGGATACGGCCTATCGGATCGCGGTTGTTCAAAACGGCATCGTGGAAAACTATCGCGACCTGCGGGACGAACTCAAGGCGAAGGGGCACGAATTTCGCTCCGATACCGATACGGAAGTGATTCCCCATTTGATTGCCGAATGCATGAAAAATCCGGCACCGGTAGGGCGATCGCTTTCCCAGCAATCGCCATTCCTAGAGGCGATCAAGCAAGCGGTGAACCGTCTCCATGGAGCCTTTGCCCTAGCGGTGGTCTCTGCTGATTATCCTGATGAACTTGTGGCCGTGCGGCAGCAGGCTCCCTTGGCTATTGGCTTTGGGCAGGGCGAGTTTTTCTGCGCTTCAGACACGCCAGCCCTAGTCGCCCATACCCGAGCAGTCTTGGTGTTGGAAAATGGCGAAATGGCTCGTCTGACACCCCTTGGAGCTGAGGTGTATAACTTCCAGGGCGATCGCCTCAAGAAGTTTCCCCGCACCCTCAACTGGAACCCGATCATGGTGGAGAAGCAGGGGTTCAAACACTTCATGCTCAAGGAGATCTATGAGCAACCGGGCGTGGTGCGTTCTAGCCTAGAAGCCTATCTCACGCCAGACTGGACAGCCGACCAGGGCGATCGCTCTCCGGTGCAGCTTGGCCTAGACGATTCGCTGTATGACCATCTCAATGCGATTCAGATCGTGGCTTGTGGTACCAGTTGGCACGCCAGCTTGGTGGGCAAATACCTGCTGGAGCAGTTGGCGGGCATTCCCACCCAGGTGTATTACGCCTCGGAATTTCGCTATGCGCCGCCGCCGCTTACTCCCCACACGTTAACCATTGGCGTCACCCAATCGGGGGAAACCGCTGACACTCTCTCTGCGTTGGATATGGAGCTGAAGCGGCGGCAAGCGCTCAATCCTAGCGATCGCCCTCCCATTTTGGGGATCACCAACCGTACCGATAGCACCTTAGCCACCCTGGCCAACTATGTGCTAGACACCCGCGCCGGGATTGAAATTGGCGTAGCGGCGACCAAAACCTTCACCGCCCAACTGGTTGCCTTTTACATGCTGGCGCTGGATTTAGCCTACCGCCGTCGCACCGCCTCCCTAGAGCGTCTAGAAGCGATCGCCACGGGGTTACGGCAACTGCCATCGGAGATGGAGCTGATTCTGGAAAGCCAGGAGCGCTACATTGAAGAGCTAGCCCATGATTTTGCCGAAACTCAGGACTTTATTTTCCTAGGCCGGGGCATCAACTTCCCTATTGCCCTAGAGGGGGCGCTCAAACTCAAGGAAATCAGCTATATCCATGCTGAGGGCTATCCGGCTGGTGAAATGAAGCATGGCCCCATCGCCCTGCTGGATGCCAAGGTGCCGGTGGTGGCGATCGCTATGCCGGGGGATATCTACGAGAAAGTGTTGTCCAATGCCCAGGAGGCTAAAGCTCGGGATGCTCGGCTGATTGGCGTGACGCCGATGAATGATCAGGAAGCTCAAGAGGTGTTTGACAATATCTTGCCTGTGCCAGCGGTGGAAGAACTGCTGTCTCCCATCTTGACAGTGATTCCGCTTCAGTTTTTGGCTTATCACATTGCGGCGCGGCGGGGTCTGGATGTGGATCAGCCCCGAAACTTGGCGAAGAGTGTCACGGTGGAATAGCTAGTCCTATTAATACATCTAATTGATTGCTACCCCTATGGATTGACCAAGAAGAGGAAGCAGCGCTAAGCATATCCAGATTTCCACAGACTTGGGCAGGTCTTGGGTACCCTAAGGCTGACCAGCCAAGTTGGGGAGTGGCTCGATGACAGGTTCAATCAGCAAATCACAGGTGATGGCGGGGCTGCAGTGCCCCAAACGCCTTTGGCGAGAGGTGAAGCAGTCTGCCTCACAGCCCATGTCCCTGGCGCAACAGCACATTCTGGATCAGGGGCAGGAGGTTGGACGCTATGCCCGTCAGCAGTTTCCCGACGGTGTACTGATTGGCGCATCGACCAGCGAGGCTATTCAAGCGACTCAACGGGCGATCGCCTCTGGTGCTACCTGTTTGTTTGAAGCTGCCTTTGAGTTTGAGGGTGTCTTTGTCCGCTGCGATATTCTTCAGCACACCTCCCAGGGGTGGGAGCTGATTGAGGTTAAGTCTTCTAGTAGACCCAAGGGTGAGCATGTTTGGGATGTTGCCATTCAGACCTATGTTCTGAGAGGGCTGGGGCGATCGCTTCCCGCCGTCAAACTGATGCATCTCAATACCCAAACCTGCTGTTTCCCAGATTTGACCGATCTGTTTGCGATCGCTGACGTCACCACCGATGTCGAGGCAATCCTCCCCAAGATCCCAACCCACCTGGCTCAGTTCAAGCAGCATCTCAGCGAGCCAATTGAACCCACCCTG
It contains:
- a CDS encoding 2OG-Fe(II) oxygenase is translated as MAAHQLTRLGDEIFLVEGLLDPSLCQHLIQIAETCEFQAAGILIESVDNEVRSNDMLKLGQSNPLGDSTNQLIMMRLAIAQGLLFESYGVRFPYAEPCTILRYREGQFYKRHVDNLLLSSRFQEVEQGIPTRDISVVGYLNDGFEGGETYFDRQGVTVQPQAGAVLLFPAYFTHPHASLPVRKGQKYAFTSWLFH
- the glmS gene encoding glutamine--fructose-6-phosphate transaminase (isomerizing) translates to MCGIVGYIGTQAASQILLEGLKKLEYRGYDSAGIATVFEGEIHCVRAKGKLLNLQEKLAGLENPARVGIGHTRWATHGKPEEYNAHPHMDTAYRIAVVQNGIVENYRDLRDELKAKGHEFRSDTDTEVIPHLIAECMKNPAPVGRSLSQQSPFLEAIKQAVNRLHGAFALAVVSADYPDELVAVRQQAPLAIGFGQGEFFCASDTPALVAHTRAVLVLENGEMARLTPLGAEVYNFQGDRLKKFPRTLNWNPIMVEKQGFKHFMLKEIYEQPGVVRSSLEAYLTPDWTADQGDRSPVQLGLDDSLYDHLNAIQIVACGTSWHASLVGKYLLEQLAGIPTQVYYASEFRYAPPPLTPHTLTIGVTQSGETADTLSALDMELKRRQALNPSDRPPILGITNRTDSTLATLANYVLDTRAGIEIGVAATKTFTAQLVAFYMLALDLAYRRRTASLERLEAIATGLRQLPSEMELILESQERYIEELAHDFAETQDFIFLGRGINFPIALEGALKLKEISYIHAEGYPAGEMKHGPIALLDAKVPVVAIAMPGDIYEKVLSNAQEAKARDARLIGVTPMNDQEAQEVFDNILPVPAVEELLSPILTVIPLQFLAYHIAARRGLDVDQPRNLAKSVTVE